The DNA window GGGCAAGCTGCCCATTCACGGACTCGATCCCATCTCGAGGGTGTGGCCGGCGCGCCGCAAGCTCCTGGAAGGGCTCGATCCCCGCGCCTTCGAGGGGCCCGTGGTCGAGCTTCCGGACAGGTTCGACTGGCGCTACTTCCACGCCGTCCCCGAGGATCAGCGGCTCGAGAGCGTGACCGGTCACGAGTGGCTCGTGCTCGGCGGCATGCTGCTCCGGCGGCCGCGCTTCCGGACACAGCTCCCGGAGGTCCAGGGGGTGGCGCGCCTCTTCCGGCGCGCGGCCTCGGGACCGCGGCAGGGAGAGCCCATCCCTCTGCGCGCCGACATGATCCAGATCGACGTCGACAGGTTACGGTGCGCCATCGTGTGGCGCGGGCACGTGCGGCTCCAGGGAGACGCGGAGCTTGCTGGGGTGCACGTCGTGGGGGCGGTGGCGATGCCCGGGGAGACCGTCGTCTGGGCAGATCCCTACGCCATCGCGCCGCAGAGAGGCGCCGCCCCGGTGCCGGTGGACCCGCAGAACCCTCTGGGGAGCACGGTGGCCCTCTCCGGAGAGGACGCGGCCGTGCTCCTGGAAAGCGTCGAGCGCACGAGGCCGCGCGAGGCGGTGGGGGCGGCCGGAACCCTCGCGGGGACGGGTGGGCCCGCCGTGGAGCCGCAGGTCGGTGAGACCGCGATGCTCACGGCGGCCGAAGCGGCGAGAGTGCTCGCGGAGGTCGCGTCGCTCCCGTTCAAGAAGCCGGCGTCGGGGGAATCCCAGAGCCGTCTCGCGGCAGTCGCGCCGCCAGCGCTGCCGCCTCGTCCGTACGGCGAGCCGCTCGGATCTTCGGGGTCGAGTGGGGCGTCCAGGCCTTTGGCGAGGGGGCGCGGAGCGGACGCGACGAAGCTCGCCGCAGTCGACGCCATGGTGCGCGAGTCCGCGGTGGCCATGCCGTTGCTGGGCGAGACGTCGACGGGGACGGTGACCGCTGAGCTGCTTCCTGGGGCTGCCGCCGTGGCGATGCCCTTCCTGAGGGAGTCGACGGGCACGGTTCCAGCGTCGCTCGTGCCGCAGGTGCCCATCTCGGTCACCCCCTTCAGACCTCCCCTCCCTGGCGCAAAGGTGATGTTCGGCCGCAACGCCGAAGGGGATGCGCCTCCTGGACCTCGGAGCCCACCCTCGATGGCCGACGCCGAGGCAGCCCTCGGCGGAACCCTGGCGCTGCGGAAGGAGCAACAAGCACAGCTCTCTCATGCAGCGGCCACCCCCTTCGAAGGCAAGCCGATGCCGGCGCCACCGCTGCGGCCATCGTCGCCCGGGATGCCGGCGGTAGCGCCACCGATGCGGCCGTCATCGCCCGGGATGCCGGCGGTGGCGCCGCCGATGCGGCCATCGTCGCCCGGGATGCCAGCGGTGTCGCCGCCGATGCGGCCGTCATCGCCCGGGATGCCAGCGGTGCCTCCGGGTGACCTCGATTTCGAGGATGCTGCCGGGACACGACCTGCACCGGTGGCGTCGTCGGGGGGCCAGTCGAGGGACTTCTTGGACGTCGTGGGAACCATGGCGGGACCTCCTGTCCTCTCGGCAGACGAGATTGCGCAGTGGCCTCCTGGACTGGGTGCAACATTTCTCGCGGCCATGGCTGAAGCAGGAGCGCTGTCGGCGCCGTGAGCGCAGGGGGCCGCTCCGCCGAGGGCGGTGCGCCCTGCGCTGCGTTTCAAGAAATGGCAGGGAATCCGAGCGGCATGGGATGTCGACCGACGCGCTCTATTTCGACAGGACGCCGAAGGCGACGAGCATGGCGACGACGATGCCCATGATGCTCTCGCCGGCGATGAGACCCGAGGCGACGGGTACGGTCGCGCCTTCGGCGAGGTCGGCGCGGCGGCGTCGGACCAGCTCGGCGATGAGGGCGCCGAGGAACATGGCGATGGCGTTGGCACCTGGCACGACGAGGGCGATGCCGAGGCCGGAGGCCGTGGGGATGAAGGCGCGGACCTTGGGCGAGGCGTAGCGCTCGGCGAGGGTGAGGATGGCGCCGAGGGCGAGGCCGACGACGATGCCGATCTTGGCGGTGGGCTCGAGACCGGAGAGGCCGGCGGTGAGCGCCTTGGAGACGCCGGCCCAGACCTGCACGGCAGGGGCAGGGAACTCGGCGGAGCCGAGGGCGTCGACGCTCGGGATGAGCAGGTTGAAGGCCGGGACGACGACGGCGGCGCCGGCGAGGACACCGAAGAGCTGGGCGAAGAGCTGCTGCCGCGGGTTCGCGCCGAGCAGGTAGCCGCTCTTGAGGTCGGTGAGCAGGTCGGCGGCGTGGAGGCCGACGCCGCCGGTGACGTTGGCGCCCATGATGTTGGCGGGCACGTTGCCAGGGACGAGGCCGCCGTAGACGAGCTGGGTCACCGGGCCGAGGGCCTTGGTCGGCGTCACGTCGGTCTCGCCGGTCACGCGCGCGGCGACGACGCCCATGATGAGCGCGAGCGGCAGCGCCACGATGCCAGCCCACCAGGGGATGCCGAAGAGGTAGGCCATGAGGAAGACCATGATCGGGCCGAGCGCGAGGAAGCCCGCGGGAAACCACCAGGAGGGGCACTCGATGTCGGCGAGGGGATCCTCGACCACGGGGCCGCGGTTGGGGCGCACGAGCGCGATCAGGCCGGAGAAGGAGCGGGCCACGCTGCGCCACTGGAAGGCAAAGGAGAGCAGGCCCGAGGAGAGGAGGATCGCGGCGCCCGGCCAGAGCGTCCACTGCACGATGGCCTTGTAGCTGGCGACGGCGATGACGCCCTGCTCGAGGAGGGCGGGGGCGATCATGCCGTAGGTGATGATGGCGCCGAGCAAGAGCGACCAGCCGGTGCGGAAGCCCATGAGGGCGCCGGCGCCGACGAGGATGAGGCTCCCGTCGATGCTCATGGTCCAGTCGGCGGCGGAGTGGCCGCGCCAGCCGAAGGGCAGGTGGATGGACTTCGGCAGGTTGAAGGGGATCCAGGCGGCCTTGGCGTCACGGAAGAAGGCGACGATGGCGCCGACGAGGGCCGTCCAGCCGAGCATGCGCGCCTTGTCGGACTTGCCGTGGGCGCCGTGCATGGAGCGGATGGTCTCGGCGGTGGCGGTGCCGGTGGGGAAGGGGAGGGCCTCGATGTTGATGAGCTGGCGCTTGATGGGGATGGCGGCGAAGACGCCGAGGGCGGCGATGACCGCGAACCAGGCGAACATCCAGCCCGAGTCGGGGCGGGTGCCGGTGAGCATGAGCAGGGCGGGAATCGCGGCCATGTTGCCGCCGCCGGTCATGTAGCCGGCCGCCGAGGCCACCGATCCCATGGCGTTGTTCTCGAGCATGGAGAACTCGCCCCGGGTGAGGTTCACCGAGCGGAGGGCACGGAACAGGGCGTAGGCGAGGATGCAGGCGGTGACGGTGACGCCGAGGCTCCAGCCGGTCTTGAGGACGACATAGAGGTTCGACAGGCACATGATGGCGCCGATGACCATGCCGGAGAGGACCGCGCGCACCGTGAGCTGTGGGACGCCGCGCTGGTAGACGGTCTCCAGCCAGCGGCGCTCCGGATCCGGGGACTCCGGAGTCCCCGAGGGCGCTGCCGTGGGCGCGTGCGGGTCGGCGGCTCCCGGCGAGGACGCTTCGGTGTCGTTCGGTGGCGTCGGCGGAGCCGCTTCGGGGGTTCCGTGCATCGCGCTACCATCGCACGAGGGGCACGTGCTCGGGGAGGCGTGATCAGGCGTCCCGAGCGGCGCTGGCGCGGTCCTTCGGGCGATGGGCCGAGATCGATGCGCGCCCGCGCCTCTCGGCTCGGCTCACTCGCGGACGTCCATCTCGACGATCGCGGCCGGGTGGCCTTTCCCGAGGTAGGCCCGCGCGCCCTCGTCGTCGTTCAGGAGGGCGAGGAAGAACGCCGAGGTGTAGGCCGCGGTGATGGCCCGGGCCTGCGTGATGTCGAGGTAGGTGAAGGGCTCGCCGTCGGTCTGGCGGACATCGGCGGAGCAGCCCGCGTCGAAGCTTTCGACGATGCCGCAGATGTCGGTGAAGGACCAGTGGCCGGCGTCCTTGATCTCGGCCTTCCACGCGGGCTTCTGGGCCGCCTGGAAATTCTGGCGGATGAAGTCGTTGCCGATCTCGGTGATGCTGTTGTCTTCGGTGGCGACCATGAAGAAAAGGGGCTTCTGGATGTCGCTCATGCTGACGCCCGGGAGCAGCGGGTTGTCGATGGGGACGGCGATGGCGACGCCGCCGCGAGGCCGTGGATCTTGGGCGAGCACGACGCCGGTGGTGATGCCGCCGAAGCTGTGACCGAAGACGCCGACGCGGTCGGGATCGAACCGGCCCTGGAGTTCGACGGGGAGTTCGGCGGGCGCGGCGTCGAGGAGGCGATCGAGCGTGTACCGGATGTCGGCGGCGCGCACGGCGAGGAAGTCGGCATCGAGGGGGGCGGCGTTGCCGGCGAGGTCGTCGAGGAGGGTGCCGCCCGCGTGATCCGGGGCGACGACGGCGATGCCGTGGCTGGCGAGGCGCTCGGCGACGGTGGCGATGGAGTAGCGGGTGCAGTTGTAACAGTGGGAGAAGGCGACGAGCGGGAAGCGGTCCCCGCTTGCGGGAAGTGCCCCGCTCGCGGCGTGGAAGATGCGGGTCGTGCCGGGATCGGGGGCCTTCGCGATGAGGGCCGCGAGCTGTTCCTGTTCGCCGCCGGTGGTCGCGAAATCCTCGAGCGGGTGGCCCGCTTCCGCGAGGGCGCGGCTGCTCTCGGCCGCGGGATACCAGAGCTCGACGCGGAGGATCCGGCTGCGGCTGGCGTCGTCGACGCCGAAGGTGTGGCGACCCACGGGGTGAGGGCCGGCGCTCTCGACGGCGTGCGGCGTCTCGGGGGTGGGCTCGGGATCGGTGGACGCGTCGTCCCCGCAGCCGACGAGGGCGGGGGTCGCGAGGAGACCGGCGAGGAGGACGAGGGAAGGGGCTCGGAGCGCCATCGGGACCGGGTATCAGGGCGCTCCACGGTCAGCAAGGGTGCGCCAGGGGGAGAAGGTGGTGTCTTTCGCCATGGAGGGCCAGGGCCCCGGATTTCCGCGGGATCGGCACGGCTGGCGGCTCTTCGCCATCCCCCTGGAGCGGCTTGCGAGGGGGGGACGTTCGTGGTGACCATCCGCGCGGCCCATGGCGAGGATAAGCTTCACGCAGAACCTGGAGCGGCACGTCGGCGCGTCCAGAGTGCCTGTGGGTGCAGCACCACAACGGCGTGTTCCGGTCGACGGACGCGGGGTTGCACTGGGAGGACATCCAGAACGCCGCGCCTTCGGTC is part of the Chondromyces crocatus genome and encodes:
- a CDS encoding DUF2169 domain-containing protein produces the protein MPLALSSLSVQGPAAADTVVWRHRGQLSLTVVVKATFALVSEGRMTLVEPDPIVSSEQPSPSGRGLHAAGDLAPYLGHADVWLVGHAEVPPHYAESRLHVAMMLMQEGVARINKKLDLDAMAGPGRQGKLPIHGLDPISRVWPARRKLLEGLDPRAFEGPVVELPDRFDWRYFHAVPEDQRLESVTGHEWLVLGGMLLRRPRFRTQLPEVQGVARLFRRAASGPRQGEPIPLRADMIQIDVDRLRCAIVWRGHVRLQGDAELAGVHVVGAVAMPGETVVWADPYAIAPQRGAAPVPVDPQNPLGSTVALSGEDAAVLLESVERTRPREAVGAAGTLAGTGGPAVEPQVGETAMLTAAEAARVLAEVASLPFKKPASGESQSRLAAVAPPALPPRPYGEPLGSSGSSGASRPLARGRGADATKLAAVDAMVRESAVAMPLLGETSTGTVTAELLPGAAAVAMPFLRESTGTVPASLVPQVPISVTPFRPPLPGAKVMFGRNAEGDAPPGPRSPPSMADAEAALGGTLALRKEQQAQLSHAAATPFEGKPMPAPPLRPSSPGMPAVAPPMRPSSPGMPAVAPPMRPSSPGMPAVSPPMRPSSPGMPAVPPGDLDFEDAAGTRPAPVASSGGQSRDFLDVVGTMAGPPVLSADEIAQWPPGLGATFLAAMAEAGALSAP
- a CDS encoding OPT family oligopeptide transporter translates to MHGTPEAAPPTPPNDTEASSPGAADPHAPTAAPSGTPESPDPERRWLETVYQRGVPQLTVRAVLSGMVIGAIMCLSNLYVVLKTGWSLGVTVTACILAYALFRALRSVNLTRGEFSMLENNAMGSVASAAGYMTGGGNMAAIPALLMLTGTRPDSGWMFAWFAVIAALGVFAAIPIKRQLINIEALPFPTGTATAETIRSMHGAHGKSDKARMLGWTALVGAIVAFFRDAKAAWIPFNLPKSIHLPFGWRGHSAADWTMSIDGSLILVGAGALMGFRTGWSLLLGAIITYGMIAPALLEQGVIAVASYKAIVQWTLWPGAAILLSSGLLSFAFQWRSVARSFSGLIALVRPNRGPVVEDPLADIECPSWWFPAGFLALGPIMVFLMAYLFGIPWWAGIVALPLALIMGVVAARVTGETDVTPTKALGPVTQLVYGGLVPGNVPANIMGANVTGGVGLHAADLLTDLKSGYLLGANPRQQLFAQLFGVLAGAAVVVPAFNLLIPSVDALGSAEFPAPAVQVWAGVSKALTAGLSGLEPTAKIGIVVGLALGAILTLAERYASPKVRAFIPTASGLGIALVVPGANAIAMFLGALIAELVRRRRADLAEGATVPVASGLIAGESIMGIVVAMLVAFGVLSK
- a CDS encoding alpha/beta hydrolase family protein, producing MALRAPSLVLLAGLLATPALVGCGDDASTDPEPTPETPHAVESAGPHPVGRHTFGVDDASRSRILRVELWYPAAESSRALAEAGHPLEDFATTGGEQEQLAALIAKAPDPGTTRIFHAASGALPASGDRFPLVAFSHCYNCTRYSIATVAERLASHGIAVVAPDHAGGTLLDDLAGNAAPLDADFLAVRAADIRYTLDRLLDAAPAELPVELQGRFDPDRVGVFGHSFGGITTGVVLAQDPRPRGGVAIAVPIDNPLLPGVSMSDIQKPLFFMVATEDNSITEIGNDFIRQNFQAAQKPAWKAEIKDAGHWSFTDICGIVESFDAGCSADVRQTDGEPFTYLDITQARAITAAYTSAFFLALLNDDEGARAYLGKGHPAAIVEMDVRE